In one window of Methanoregula sp. DNA:
- a CDS encoding CBS domain-containing protein has product MKKTTDAIRFETRVPIGEVMKRNPTMIGIEATVAKAAKVMCQEGVGSVIILEDHKPIGIVTEEDINCKVVAKDLKPSKVHVNEIMSTPLITVSADKTSGDAAHMMVKYKVRRLPVVDEHHKVIGIVTVRDLLTVSTELNDILEDLIEINREEIIEQGICDRCSQMSDDLKRVDGVMVCPGCRDEDKIT; this is encoded by the coding sequence ATGAAAAAGACAACCGACGCAATCCGGTTTGAAACCCGTGTCCCCATCGGGGAAGTGATGAAACGCAATCCGACTATGATCGGCATTGAGGCCACAGTAGCAAAAGCTGCAAAGGTGATGTGCCAGGAAGGAGTCGGCAGCGTAATCATCCTCGAGGATCACAAGCCCATCGGCATTGTTACCGAGGAAGACATCAACTGCAAGGTGGTGGCAAAGGATCTCAAACCGAGCAAAGTACACGTGAATGAAATCATGAGCACGCCACTCATTACGGTGAGTGCGGATAAAACATCTGGCGATGCCGCCCATATGATGGTGAAGTATAAGGTAAGGAGACTCCCCGTTGTGGATGAACACCACAAGGTGATTGGTATTGTTACCGTCCGGGATCTTCTTACCGTCTCTACCGAACTCAATGATATACTGGAGGATCTCATCGAGATCAACCGCGAGGAGATCATTGAGCAGGGTATATGTGACCGCTGCAGCCAGATGTCTGATGACCTTAAGCGGGTGGATGGTGTAATGGTCTGCCCAGGCTGCCGTGACGAGGACAAAATCACATGA
- a CDS encoding Era-like GTP-binding protein translates to MKIFLQTFGTAKKKFSNFLNSFFKKKRTRIGIYGPPNAGKTTLANRIARDWTGDAVGPVSEIPHETRRARKKEDIIISGANGSTVTMDIVDTPGVTTKIDYHEFLEFGMEKDEAIIRSREATEGVAEAMHWLREDIDGVIYMLDSTLDPFMQVNIMMIGIIESRNLPVIIVANKIDLPDATPARIRSAFPQHPVVAISGLEGRNVEDLYETMIEYFG, encoded by the coding sequence GTGAAAATATTTTTACAGACGTTTGGTACGGCAAAGAAGAAATTTTCCAATTTCCTCAACTCATTTTTCAAGAAGAAGCGAACCCGGATAGGCATCTACGGCCCCCCCAATGCGGGTAAGACCACGCTGGCAAACCGTATTGCCCGTGACTGGACCGGCGATGCTGTTGGCCCGGTAAGCGAGATCCCGCACGAGACCCGCAGGGCAAGAAAGAAGGAAGATATCATTATTTCCGGCGCCAACGGCAGCACGGTAACGATGGATATTGTCGACACCCCGGGTGTAACGACCAAGATCGATTACCACGAATTTTTGGAGTTCGGCATGGAGAAGGACGAAGCGATCATCCGCTCCCGGGAAGCCACCGAGGGTGTTGCCGAGGCCATGCACTGGCTGCGCGAGGATATCGATGGCGTCATCTACATGCTCGACTCGACCCTCGATCCATTCATGCAGGTGAATATCATGATGATCGGGATCATCGAGAGCAGGAACCTGCCCGTCATTATTGTGGCAAATAAGATTGACCTGCCCGATGCTACGCCGGCACGTATCCGCAGCGCGTTTCCCCAGCACCCGGTTGTTGCTATTTCCGGTCTCGAGGGCAGGAACGTTGAGGATCTCTACGAGACCATGATCGAATACTTCGGGTGA
- a CDS encoding CBS domain-containing protein: MHQNDRGIKQGDRLLKMQGKLDRGPVEFKSHIAEQEGEIMAIATRDVISVPPTTSIFGAVEQMTACGFRRLPVTDAGTKKLRGIITSGDVINFMGGGDKYKLVQVKHGGNLLSAVNENVRTIMTQQTVTLTHDATIRDAVKEIVEKMIGGLPIVDNDGVLTGIVTERDVMRVLGAQQSSLKVEDVMSTSLRVTAPDCPIETVAHDMTKYRLRRLPVVSDDVVYGIVTATDLMCYLGSREVFSRLTTGNISEVMGLPVRTLIKGNLITTTPEKSINEAAREMLAKNIGALPVIEDSRLIGLVTEFDLVRAFARG; encoded by the coding sequence ATGCACCAGAATGATCGGGGCATCAAACAGGGCGACCGGCTCTTAAAGATGCAGGGAAAACTCGACCGCGGGCCGGTTGAGTTTAAATCACATATTGCAGAGCAGGAAGGCGAGATCATGGCGATCGCAACCCGCGATGTCATTTCAGTTCCCCCTACTACGAGTATTTTCGGGGCTGTGGAACAGATGACCGCGTGCGGTTTCCGTCGGCTTCCTGTCACCGATGCAGGCACAAAAAAACTGCGGGGAATCATCACATCGGGTGATGTGATCAATTTCATGGGGGGAGGTGACAAGTACAAGCTCGTACAGGTCAAACATGGCGGCAACCTGCTCTCGGCGGTGAACGAGAACGTTCGAACGATCATGACGCAGCAGACGGTCACGCTCACGCACGATGCAACCATCCGCGATGCGGTTAAAGAGATTGTCGAAAAAATGATCGGGGGGCTCCCGATCGTAGACAACGACGGGGTTCTTACCGGGATTGTAACTGAACGGGATGTGATGCGGGTGCTGGGGGCACAGCAGAGTTCGCTCAAGGTCGAAGATGTGATGAGTACGTCCCTGCGGGTGACTGCGCCGGACTGCCCGATAGAAACAGTCGCCCATGACATGACGAAATACCGGCTCCGCCGGTTACCGGTAGTGAGCGACGATGTCGTGTACGGCATTGTTACGGCAACTGACCTGATGTGCTATCTCGGCAGCCGGGAAGTCTTCTCGCGGCTGACCACCGGGAATATCTCGGAAGTGATGGGACTGCCCGTCAGGACACTGATTAAGGGAAATCTTATCACAACTACTCCGGAAAAGAGCATTAATGAAGCAGCCCGGGAGATGCTTGCAAAGAATATCGGGGCATTACCGGTGATTGAGGATTCCCGGCTGATCGGGCTTGTGACCG
- a CDS encoding 30S ribosomal protein S15, with product MARMHARRRGKSCSVRPYRKEVPAWSNKDVAGITKVILELRKEGASSSKIGLVLRDSYGVPDIKLATGKRLGDILKENKVATEIPEDLRDLMTKALGLRKHLSENKKDLHNKRQLQLVESKVRRLVKYYTGSKKLPKEFVYKPETAEILLSR from the coding sequence ATGGCACGAATGCATGCTCGAAGAAGAGGCAAGTCATGCTCAGTCCGCCCCTACCGCAAGGAAGTCCCCGCATGGTCCAACAAGGACGTAGCAGGGATCACAAAAGTTATCCTTGAACTCCGGAAGGAAGGCGCGTCGAGCAGCAAGATTGGACTGGTACTCAGGGACAGCTATGGAGTTCCCGATATTAAACTTGCCACCGGCAAGCGTCTCGGGGACATCCTGAAAGAGAACAAGGTCGCAACCGAGATCCCCGAAGATCTCCGGGACCTCATGACAAAGGCGCTCGGTCTGCGCAAGCACCTGAGTGAGAACAAGAAAGATCTGCACAACAAACGGCAGCTTCAGCTGGTCGAATCCAAGGTTCGCCGTCTCGTGAAGTATTACACGGGAAGCAAGAAACTGCCCAAAGAGTTTGTGTACAAGCCGGAGACGGCAGAGATCCTGCTGTCCAGATAA
- a CDS encoding CBS domain-containing protein, producing the protein MKTAQDFILEIPVLKNSDQITKARQILRDGRFREVYVVDGKKSLVGYIDLTDGLRVTATKSNVTVEGFVKDAPMVSPEDSIEQVAKTMKSFHTDSAAVVDSTHHIRGGVLLSDLFPVIISRNELHGTVASRMTGHVVAVNPADELQKVQALIMESGFTAFPVIKKKRLVGIISRRDLISHKRVRSAIAQHAHTTIEDVMTHEVVTIAPDEPVRYAAELLVKHDISRLPVLNGEILVGIVDRHDILAALA; encoded by the coding sequence ATGAAAACAGCACAGGATTTCATCTTAGAGATCCCTGTGCTGAAAAACAGTGACCAGATAACAAAGGCACGGCAGATCCTGAGAGATGGCCGGTTCCGAGAAGTCTATGTAGTCGACGGGAAAAAATCCCTTGTCGGCTATATTGACTTGACGGACGGGTTGCGGGTGACTGCAACAAAATCAAATGTGACGGTTGAGGGATTTGTTAAGGATGCACCGATGGTAAGTCCTGAAGACTCAATCGAACAGGTGGCAAAAACAATGAAAAGCTTCCATACGGATAGTGCTGCGGTGGTTGACTCTACGCATCACATACGGGGAGGGGTTCTTCTTTCGGATCTCTTCCCGGTCATCATCTCGCGCAACGAACTGCACGGGACGGTGGCTTCACGCATGACCGGGCACGTGGTTGCAGTAAATCCTGCCGATGAACTCCAGAAAGTCCAGGCACTGATCATGGAGAGCGGGTTCACTGCATTCCCGGTTATCAAAAAGAAGCGGCTCGTTGGGATTATATCACGACGTGACCTGATCAGTCACAAAAGGGTGCGGTCGGCAATCGCCCAGCACGCCCATACCACGATCGAAGACGTGATGACCCATGAAGTGGTCACGATCGCGCCCGATGAGCCGGTAAGGTATGCGGCAGAACTGCTCGTGAAGCATGATATAAGCCGGCTGCCGGTGCTTAACGGGGAGATCCTTGTCGGGATTGTTGACCGGCATGACATCCTTGCTGCACTTGCGTAA
- the tsaA gene encoding tRNA (N6-threonylcarbamoyladenosine(37)-N6)-methyltransferase TrmO, with translation MTSPPIELHPIGYVRSPYKAKGDAPRQGRLSDTISEIVVDERYRPALYQMEGQKHLWVLCWFDRADRTVLRAIPPGTVYEKGVFAIRSPDRPNPVSLCMVDLLEVKDGVLKVWGLDAFDGTPVIDIKVYSAEIYGVRQG, from the coding sequence ATGACTTCCCCGCCCATAGAACTCCATCCCATAGGATACGTCCGCTCTCCCTACAAAGCAAAGGGCGATGCCCCGCGACAGGGTCGCTTATCAGATACCATCTCCGAGATCGTGGTTGATGAACGCTACCGCCCCGCCCTTTACCAGATGGAGGGGCAGAAACATCTCTGGGTCCTCTGCTGGTTCGACCGGGCGGACCGGACCGTGCTCCGGGCAATCCCGCCAGGGACTGTGTATGAGAAGGGAGTGTTTGCGATACGATCCCCGGACCGGCCGAACCCGGTCTCGCTCTGCATGGTTGACCTTCTTGAAGTCAAAGACGGAGTCCTGAAAGTCTGGGGACTGGACGCATTTGACGGGACACCGGTTATCGATATCAAAGTTTATTCCGCTGAGATTTACGGTGTCCGGCAAGGGTGA
- a CDS encoding MATE family efflux transporter — protein MQETIPMQTTDSPDRATDAPAGRDNTEGIALLMGDPKKAIVKLSGPMIIAMFLMSTYNIVNAIWVAGLGSDALAAVGFITPLFMILIGIGSGLGAGTASVISRRIGAKDKTGADNAAIHAIFITLILSAILTIPLIFLTGPIVNLFGAGETAGLAIEYGQVVFLGMVLILFTNIAYAILRAEGDAKRAMYVMAASSVLNMILDPLLIYTAGMGIAGAAWGMIISLVMVSGVLLYWFFMKRDTYVTISYTAFSWDKRTIKDILGVGLPASFEFFLMAILAIFINGLLVATAGTDAVAIYTAGWRVVFFAVIPLIAISTSVISVAGAAYGARQFAKLRTVHTFSISLGIAISLVISAITFIFARQIAVIFTYSPDSAHLAPEIAAFLAIMCFFYPFIPPGIMSGSIFQATGKGMTSLVISVLRNLVFIAVFAYLFGIVLGFGEHGVWWGIVVGDIVGGTIAFIWARAYISRLIANG, from the coding sequence ATGCAAGAGACCATCCCGATGCAGACAACTGATTCTCCCGACAGGGCGACCGATGCCCCGGCGGGCAGAGACAACACCGAAGGCATCGCGCTCCTGATGGGCGATCCGAAAAAAGCCATCGTGAAACTGTCCGGGCCCATGATCATCGCGATGTTCCTGATGTCCACCTACAATATCGTCAACGCAATCTGGGTTGCCGGCCTTGGCTCCGATGCGCTGGCGGCTGTCGGGTTCATCACGCCGCTCTTCATGATCCTGATCGGGATCGGCAGCGGGCTTGGTGCCGGGACAGCATCCGTCATCTCCCGCCGTATCGGTGCAAAGGATAAGACCGGTGCTGACAACGCGGCAATCCACGCGATATTCATCACGCTGATCCTCTCGGCAATCCTCACCATACCGTTAATCTTCCTCACCGGCCCGATTGTCAACCTCTTTGGGGCGGGAGAGACTGCCGGGCTTGCAATAGAATACGGGCAGGTTGTCTTCCTCGGCATGGTGCTCATCCTCTTTACCAATATTGCTTATGCAATCCTCCGGGCCGAAGGAGATGCCAAACGGGCGATGTATGTCATGGCAGCGTCGTCGGTCCTGAACATGATCCTCGACCCGCTGCTGATCTACACCGCCGGCATGGGCATTGCCGGGGCCGCGTGGGGGATGATCATCTCGCTGGTCATGGTCTCGGGCGTACTCCTCTACTGGTTCTTTATGAAGCGGGACACCTACGTCACGATCTCGTACACGGCTTTCTCGTGGGACAAAAGGACAATAAAGGACATCCTCGGGGTTGGCCTTCCGGCAAGCTTTGAGTTCTTCCTCATGGCGATCCTCGCGATCTTCATCAACGGCCTGTTAGTTGCAACTGCGGGCACGGATGCTGTCGCAATCTATACCGCGGGGTGGCGGGTCGTGTTCTTCGCGGTCATCCCCCTCATCGCCATCAGCACCTCGGTTATCTCCGTTGCCGGGGCTGCTTACGGGGCACGGCAGTTTGCCAAGCTCCGGACGGTCCATACCTTCTCAATCTCGCTCGGAATTGCGATCTCGCTGGTCATCAGCGCCATCACCTTCATCTTTGCCCGGCAGATCGCCGTCATCTTCACGTACTCGCCGGACAGCGCCCATCTCGCACCGGAGATCGCCGCATTCCTTGCTATCATGTGCTTCTTCTACCCGTTCATCCCGCCGGGCATCATGTCGGGATCGATATTCCAGGCAACAGGAAAGGGAATGACTTCGCTTGTTATCTCAGTGCTGCGGAACCTTGTCTTCATCGCAGTCTTTGCCTACCTGTTCGGGATCGTGCTCGGGTTTGGCGAGCATGGCGTATGGTGGGGGATTGTTGTCGGGGATATTGTCGGGGGGACAATCGCGTTCATCTGGGCCCGGGCCTACATCTCGCGGCTGATTGCAAATGGGTAA
- a CDS encoding Zn-ribbon domain-containing protein: MPHKCTKCGREYKDGSTEILRGCASCGGKKFLYVKEEEINKDVLEEKSIEEIADESKEEVLEIVEQPTTAKKEVEMYDRVETIRIVSPGSYELNLEKMAKTDERIVSVGKEGSYIIDLMSMAKDEPKKKGKKK; encoded by the coding sequence ATGCCGCACAAGTGTACGAAATGCGGGCGGGAATACAAGGATGGTTCAACCGAGATCCTGAGAGGGTGCGCAAGCTGCGGCGGCAAGAAGTTTCTCTACGTCAAGGAAGAAGAGATCAACAAGGATGTGCTCGAAGAGAAATCTATTGAAGAGATTGCTGACGAGTCCAAAGAAGAGGTGCTCGAGATTGTCGAGCAGCCCACTACTGCAAAAAAGGAAGTGGAGATGTATGACCGGGTCGAGACTATCCGGATTGTTTCCCCGGGCTCTTATGAGCTGAACCTTGAGAAGATGGCAAAAACCGATGAGCGGATCGTAAGCGTCGGCAAAGAGGGCAGTTATATCATCGATCTCATGTCCATGGCAAAAGACGAGCCCAAGAAGAAAGGAAAGAAGAAGTAA
- a CDS encoding MarR family transcriptional regulator, with the protein MKSPITGEIPFGAVISITSRGRFIFLNDRLRPLGLSAGQFPVLMLLYKEQNIMQETLVRHYHLDKGTIARAVRKLEDAGYIRRIVDPDNRRAVRLFLTEKGERVAPVLQDINREWEEQVCAGLSRDEKETLNSLMRTVAENSHRSMQHARDHPDADN; encoded by the coding sequence ATGAAATCCCCGATCACCGGAGAGATCCCCTTTGGGGCTGTGATCTCCATCACCAGTCGCGGCCGGTTCATCTTTTTGAATGACCGGCTCCGGCCGCTGGGCCTCTCCGCCGGCCAGTTCCCGGTCCTGATGCTGCTTTACAAGGAGCAGAATATCATGCAGGAGACCCTTGTCCGGCACTATCATCTCGATAAGGGCACGATTGCCCGGGCAGTCAGGAAACTTGAAGATGCCGGGTACATCCGGCGTATCGTCGACCCCGATAACCGGAGGGCAGTCCGCCTCTTCCTCACGGAAAAAGGCGAACGGGTTGCCCCCGTGCTGCAGGACATAAATCGCGAGTGGGAAGAACAGGTCTGTGCCGGTCTGTCCCGGGATGAGAAAGAGACCCTCAATTCCCTGATGAGAACGGTGGCAGAGAACAGCCACAGGAGCATGCAGCATGCAAGAGACCATCCCGATGCAGACAACTGA